One Chryseobacterium indoltheticum DNA segment encodes these proteins:
- a CDS encoding superoxide dismutase, with protein sequence MSFELPKLGYAYEALEPTIDAKTMEIHHSKHHQAYVDNLNKAIEGTDLDGLTIEEICRTGVEKPAVRNNGGGHFNHSLFWEILTPGGSKEPVGSVKAAIENYGGLEKFKNDFSEAAKTRFGSGWAWLVKNEDGSVSVTSTPNQDNPLMPIADVKGTPVLGLDVWEHAYYLNYQNRRPDYVSAFFDVVNWDKVEELFNK encoded by the coding sequence ATGTCATTTGAATTACCAAAATTAGGATATGCTTACGAAGCTTTAGAGCCAACAATAGATGCAAAAACAATGGAAATCCACCATTCAAAGCATCACCAAGCGTATGTTGACAACTTAAATAAAGCGATTGAAGGAACTGATCTAGACGGATTAACTATTGAAGAAATCTGCAGAACAGGTGTTGAAAAACCAGCTGTAAGAAATAACGGTGGTGGTCACTTCAATCACTCTCTTTTCTGGGAAATCTTAACTCCAGGAGGAAGCAAAGAACCTGTAGGAAGTGTAAAAGCTGCTATTGAAAATTATGGTGGTCTTGAAAAATTCAAAAATGATTTTTCTGAAGCTGCTAAAACAAGATTTGGTTCAGGTTGGGCTTGGTTAGTAAAAAATGAAGATGGATCTGTGTCTGTAACTTCTACTCCAAACCAAGATAATCCGTTGATGCCGATTGCTGATGTAAAAGGAACTCCGGTTTTAGGATTGGATGTTTGGGAACACGCTTATTACTTAAACTATCAAAACAGAAGACCTGATTATGTATCTGCGTTCTTCGATGTTGTAAACTGGGATAAAGTAGAAGAATTATTCAACAAATAA
- a CDS encoding DUF6146 family protein — MKNLIIIIFAVLIPVHSLAQNSPKNEKEESAMKPSKNDDGEWDLIVIDTQFDYFMNAIAKPINQYSEANLKSRNTILVNEWNSYYRSGRYRNIIESSIDYDPREKYGIKFEYKLYQVFAYVNWKYKLRMSGLSASDTFR; from the coding sequence ATGAAAAATTTAATCATTATAATATTTGCTGTTCTTATTCCTGTACATTCATTGGCACAGAACAGCCCGAAAAACGAAAAAGAAGAATCTGCAATGAAACCTTCAAAAAATGATGATGGAGAATGGGATTTGATTGTAATAGACACGCAATTTGATTATTTTATGAATGCCATCGCAAAACCAATTAATCAATACTCTGAAGCTAATTTAAAAAGTAGAAATACAATTCTGGTAAACGAATGGAATTCTTATTACAGGTCTGGAAGATATCGAAACATCATCGAATCTTCGATAGATTATGATCCAAGAGAAAAATACGGAATCAAATTTGAGTATAAACTGTATCAGGTTTTCGCTTATGTAAATTGGAAGTACAAACTGAGAATGAGTGGATTGAGTGCGAGTGACACTTTCAGATAA
- a CDS encoding endonuclease/exonuclease/phosphatase family protein gives MKKYIILLAVLFFNFGFSQQKQVKRAAVAFLNVENLWDTIPSADYIDGTLPFSNPKFHRSVPIDSLKFLETTEDYKGEWSNELLIGKKVIRHQILATDFTANSPKRWGTKYYNQKLANEAKVISELGRQYTNDNPAICGLIEVENRQVIEDLIKQPVLAKSNYGIVHYNSYDARGIDIALIYQKNRFLVQNSYTKEIKAYNEDGRRQYTRDVLVAVGLLDGEKIAVFMNHWPSRSGGEAASQPRRNAAAVVLKAEMAKLSAEYPGIKLISMGDYNDDPVSPSLKKHLGAVENPDELSDKTPYYNLMYKLYKAGVASLAYRDAPNLFDQIIISQNLYSKEKLTPTYSIFKAEIYAPSYLVNKEGQWKGYPLRSWDGDRFTGGYSDHFPAVSILQKEYIKK, from the coding sequence ATGAAAAAATATATTATTCTTCTGGCTGTATTATTTTTTAATTTTGGGTTTTCTCAGCAGAAACAAGTTAAAAGAGCAGCCGTAGCTTTCCTGAATGTAGAAAATCTTTGGGATACCATACCATCCGCAGACTATATTGACGGAACACTCCCTTTTTCTAATCCCAAATTTCACAGAAGCGTACCCATCGATTCTTTAAAATTTTTAGAAACTACAGAAGATTACAAAGGAGAATGGAGTAATGAGCTTTTGATAGGAAAAAAGGTGATACGTCATCAAATCTTAGCGACCGACTTTACGGCAAACAGCCCTAAAAGATGGGGAACAAAGTATTATAATCAAAAATTAGCCAATGAAGCAAAAGTTATTTCTGAACTTGGCAGACAATATACCAATGACAACCCTGCCATCTGTGGCCTGATTGAGGTAGAAAACAGACAGGTAATTGAAGATCTTATTAAACAGCCGGTTTTAGCGAAAAGCAATTATGGTATTGTACACTACAATTCGTACGATGCCAGAGGAATTGACATTGCACTCATTTACCAGAAAAACAGATTTTTAGTTCAAAATTCTTACACCAAAGAAATAAAAGCTTACAACGAAGATGGAAGAAGACAATACACAAGAGATGTTTTGGTAGCAGTCGGACTTCTAGATGGTGAAAAAATTGCAGTTTTCATGAATCACTGGCCATCAAGAAGCGGTGGCGAAGCAGCTTCTCAACCAAGAAGAAATGCAGCTGCAGTCGTTTTGAAAGCAGAAATGGCTAAATTATCTGCAGAATATCCCGGAATAAAGTTAATCTCAATGGGAGATTACAATGACGATCCGGTAAGCCCAAGTTTGAAAAAACATTTAGGTGCTGTAGAAAATCCCGACGAATTATCTGATAAAACTCCTTACTATAATTTAATGTACAAATTATATAAAGCAGGAGTTGCATCTTTAGCATACAGAGATGCTCCCAACTTATTTGATCAGATTATTATTTCTCAGAATTTATACTCAAAGGAAAAACTTACTCCTACTTACAGCATTTTTAAAGCAGAAATCTATGCACCTTCTTATTTAGTGAATAAAGAAGGACAATGGAAAGGCTACCCTCTCCGTTCTTGGGATGGTGACCGATTCACCGGTGGCTATAGTGACCACTTTCCAGCTGTTTCGATCCTTCAGAAAGAATACATCAAAAAATAA